The following are from one region of the Dreissena polymorpha isolate Duluth1 chromosome 2, UMN_Dpol_1.0, whole genome shotgun sequence genome:
- the LOC127870034 gene encoding uncharacterized protein LOC127870034, giving the protein MDEGDGDCVCVVCGHIVSDECKAIMCDECDRWQHRHCQTGVTLSQYNRMVKGIIELSFVCVPCRERPSVEVMEVYVRDDSISESESDHESVPEPGQETESDMDTSVHVTVVRVSDVPMNTSVRVIEVPVSAVPMETNDDRSFRAEAPFEEPGDDLEHYREGNLTSTGLLKAFSCLYKPSVSVTDAED; this is encoded by the exons ATGGATGAGGGAGATGGGgactgtgtttgtgttgtgtgtgGACATATTGTTTCAGATGAGTGCAAGGCCATTATGTGCGATGAATGCGACAGATGGCAACACAGACACTGTCAAACTG GTGTCACACTTAGCCAGTACAACAGAATGGTTAAAGGCATCATCGAACTCTCGTTTGTTTGTGTGCCATGTAGAGAACGGCCATCGGTGGAGGTCATGGAAGTGTATGTCCGTGACGACAGTATCTCAGAATCCGAGTCAGATCATGAGTCCGTGCCCGAGCCTGGCCAAGAAACAGAGTCTGATATGGACACTTCTGTGCACGTGACCGTGGTGCGTGTGTCCGATGTTCCGATGAACACTTCTGTGCGCGTGATCGAGGTGCCTGTGTCCGCTGTTCCCATGGAGACCAATGACGACAGGTCTTTCCGTGCTGAAGCTCCGTTCGAGGAGCCAGGAGACGATCTTGAaca CTACCGAGAGGGCAACCTCACCTCCACAGGTCTGCTGAAGGCGTTCAGCTGCCTGTACAAGCCATCTGTGAGTGTCACAGACGCCGAAGATTAA